GTCGAGCAGAACTTTCCCGGGGTCGAGGTGATCGTGTATTCCGGTGGGCAGCACGGTGATTCGGTGCAGATCGGAGTGGAATAGGGCATGGCGACACTGGGCGATCGGCTCGACCACATCCTCGGGGCGAAGGCGGCGGCCTCGCTGGCGGACGCGTTCGACATGCAGACCGTCGAGGATCTGCTGCGGCACTATCCCCTGCGGTACGCGACGCAGGGGCAGCCGCTCACCGAGGAGGCGCCCGAGGACGGTTCGCACATCACCGTCATCGGCCGGATCACCAAGGCCGAGCTGCGGCCGATGCGCAACCGCCGCGGGTCGTTGCTGAAGGTGGTCCTCGACACCGGCTCCGGCCGTGGCGTCGACGTCACCTTCTTCCATGGCGACAAGGTGAAACACGTGGTCCGTGCGGGTTTGCGGGCGATGATGTCGGGCACGGTGACGTACTGGCGGCCCGGTCAGTGGAATCTGAGCCACCCCGGCTACCTGATCCTGCCGGAGACCGAGGACGACACCGACTCGGTCGGCGCGCTGACGAAGGTACGCGGCGGCGGGGACCTGCGCGGTCTCGCGCAGAGCGCGCGAGGCGCGGGCGGGGTGGACACGGCGTTCATGGAACGCGAGTTCATCCCGGTCTACCCGGCCACCGCGAAGGTGCAGAGTTGGGACGTGCTGGCCTGCGTTCGGCAGGTGCTCGACCAGCTCGACCCGCTCGACGATCCGCTGCCGGAGGACGTGCGCGCCGAGCGCGCGCTGCCGAACCTGTCCGACGCGCTACGCCTGATCCACCTGCCCGAGCGCAAGTCCGATATCGATCAGGCCAAGGACCGGTTGCGTTTCGACGAGGCGCTGGCCTTGCAGCTGGTGCTGGCCGAGCGCAGGCACGAGGTGTCCGGGCGCCGGGCCCGTGCCTGCGCGCCGCGCGCCGACGGCATCGCCGCCGCGTTCGACCAGCGCCTGCCCTTCGATCTGACCGCGGGGCAGCAGCAGGTCGTGGCCGAGATTTCCGCCGACCTGGCTCGGGAGCAGCCGATGCACCGGTTGCTGCAAGGCGAGGTGGGCTCCGGCAAGACGATCGTCGCCCTGCACGCCATGCTGCAGGTGGTGGACGCGGGATTGCAGTGCGCGCTGCTCGCCCCGACGGAAGTGCTCGCCGCGCAGCACTATCGGTCGCTGCGCGGCATGCTCGGTGAGCTGGGCGCCGCGGGCGAGCTGGGCGCGGCCGACCACGCCACCCGCGTGGTGCTGGTGACCGGGTCGATGTCGGCCGCGGCCAAGAAGGCCGCGCTGCTGGAGGCGGTGACCGGCGAGGCGGGCATCGTGATCGGCACGCACGCGCTGATCCAGGACAACGTCGAGTTCTTCGATCTCGGCATGGTGGTGGTCGACGAGCAGCATCGTTTCGGGGTGGAACAGCGAGACGCGCTGCGCGCCAAGGCGAAAGCGGGCACCAGCCCGCATCTGCTGGTGATGACCGCGACCCCGATCCCGCGCACCATCGCCATGACCACGCTCGGCGATCTGGAGACGTCCACGCTGACCGAATTGCCGAAAGGCCGTTCGCCGATCGTCTCCAAGGTGGTGCCGCGCCGGTTGCACCCGAACTGGGTGGATCGCGCCTGGGAGCGGATCGTGGAGGAGGTCGCCGCCGGTCGCCAGGCATATGTGGTGTGTTCGCGCATCGGTGACGACGAGGAGCCGGCGGGCAAGTCGCGCAACGGACGCGCGAAGTCCGGCGACGGCGCGAAGGAGGGCCCGGCCACCCAGGCGGTGCTCGACGTGTTCGAGATGCTGCGCGGCGGCCCGCTGTCCGGCGTGCGGGTCGGCTTGCTGCACGGCAGACTCCCCGCCGACGAGAAAGACCAAGTGATGCGGGCGTTCAACGACGGATCGGTGGATGTGCTGGTGTGCACCACCGTGGTCGAGGTCGGCGTGGACGTGCCCAACGCGACGGTGATGGTGATCGTGGACGCCGACCGGTTCGGCGTCAGTCAGTTGCATCAGCTGCGCGGCCGTATCGGCCGGGGCGAGCACCCCGGGTTGTGCCTGCTGGTCACGGACGCCGCGCCGGGCGGGTCGGCCATGGCGCGGCTGGACGCGGTCGCCGCCACCACCGACGGCTTCGAACTGTCGGTGCTCGACCTGCGGACCCGCCGCGAGGGTGACGTGCTCGGCGCCGCCCAGTCCGGCACGGCCCGTTCGCTGCGGCTGCTGTCGCTGCTGGACGATCTCGAGGTGATCACCGCCGCCCAGGAATTCGCCCGGGCCGTCGTGGCGTCCGACCCGGGCCTGCGCAAGCACCCCGGTCTGGCCGGGATGATGCACGCGGCGGTGGACTCCGAGCGGCTGGAGTACCTGGCGAAGTCCTGACGCCGCTCGACGCGGCCGATCGGGGCGAGCTACACCGTGGACGAGCCCGAGCGCATCGCCACGGTCACCGCCCGAGACGCGGATAGGGCAGGTCGGTGCTGGTGTGCTCGGCGACCGCCAGCGGACTGCCGATGTGTGGGAAGGCCCGCTGCGGGCACGCGGGCCGCTCGCACACCTTGCAGCCGGCCCCGATCGGGACCGAGGCCGCCGGATCGTCCAACTGCAATCCGGCCGAGTACACCAAGCGGTCGGCGTATTCGACATCGCAGCCGAGGCCGATCGCGAAGTTCTTCGCGGCGGTGCCGAATCCGTGCGGGGCGATCGCCGCGGTGCGGGCCACCCACAGGTAGCGGCGGCCGTCGGGCATCTCGGCCACCTGGGTCAGGATGCGGCCGGGGTTGGAGAAGGCCTCGTGCACCACCCACAGCGGGCAACTGCCGCCGACCCGGGAGAAATGGAACGCGGTCGCGGACTGACGCTTGGAGATGTTGCCCGCCCGGTCGGTGCGCACGAAGAAGAACGGGACGCCGCGCTGGCCCTGCCGCTGCAGCGTGCTGAGCCGATGGCAGATGGTCTCGAAGCCGACTTCGAAACGCAGACCGAGCAGGTCGATGTCGTAGTGCAGTTCCTCGGCCGAGCGCAGGAATCGCCCGTACGGCAGGACCAGCGCGCCCGCGAAATAATTGGCCAGCCCGATCCGTGCCAGTGTGCGGGACTCGCCGCTGAGCGACGGGCTCTCGGCCAGCACGGCATCCAGTTCGGCCCCGTACAAGAGGAAGCCGAGCGTGGTGGCGATCTGGAAGGCGCGCTGGCCCGGCCGCAACCGGCGGGCGAGCGTGAGCGTCCGGGTCTCCGGGTCGTAGTGCCGTTTGGGAACGGTGCGGTCGGCGCCGTCGCCGCGCACCAGGACGGTGACCCCGGCGCGTTCCTCGGCGATGCGGGCGAGCTGGCGATCCAACGAGCCGATGGTGAGTCCGGAGTTCTCGAACAACTGTTCCGCGGCGATGTCGAGCTGCGGAATGTGGTTGTGATGGTCGTAGAAGAAGTCGCGCACGTCCTCGTAGGGCATGGGCACGCCGGGCGCGCCCGCCGGGGCGGAGACCCGCGCCGACAGCAGATCGAGCTGATCGGTGGCGGCGCGTAGTCGGCGATGCATCGCCACGACGATCCGGGCGACCTCCGGCTGGCGGGTGGCCAGCTCCTCCACTTCGGTCAGCGGGGCGGTGTGCCCGCCCGCGGCGTCGATGAGCACTTCGTGCAGGTCCGACACGAGACGCGCGTCGGAATCGGCGGCGAAGAACTGGACGTCCAGATCGAAGGTGGAATTGAGTTTCAGCAGTACGGGAATGGTGAGTGGGCGCTGGTCGCGCTCGAGCTGATTGAGGTAGCTCGGCGACAGATCCAGCGATTTCGCCAGAGCCGCCTGAGTCATCCTCCGCTCTTCGCGCAATCGCCGAAGCCGGGCGCCCGCATACATCTTGCGCACGTGCACGATGGTAGCTGCGATGATTCGCAATCATCGCAAAAACACGCGTTATTACCCACGAAAATATGCTTTTGCAAGGTGTTCAGCAATGTATTCGAGCTGCGTAGCGTGCGAAGAGAGGTTTTGCCGCCGTGTCGTGGAGGATGCATGAAAATACACACCGTACGAGCCCGTTCCGCCGCCGAGGAGTTCCCGCGCGCGGAGCATCTCGCGACGAAGATCGCTGAGGTGGCCGTGGACCCGGTCGAAGTCACCACCGAAGTCGCCGCGATGATCGTCAACCGGATCATCGACAACGCCGCGGTAGCCGCCGCGGCGCTGACGCGCCGCCCGGTGGCCGCGGCGCGCGCCCAGGCCACCGCGCAGCCCTACTCGCCGCGCGCAGGCCGCCGAGGCGCGACGGTGTTCGGTTTGCCCGTCCGGCAGCGGGTTTCGCCCGAATGGGCCGCTTGGGCCAACGGCGTCGCGGTGCGGGAGCTGGACTTCCACGACACGTTCCTCGCCGCGGAGTACTCGCATCCCGGGGACAACATCCCACCGATCCTCGCCGTCGCCCAGCATCTCGGCCGCGGCGGCGCCGACCTGATTCGCGGGCTGGCCACCGGCTACGAGATCCAGATCGATCTGGCTCGCGGGATCTGTCTGCACGAGCACAAGATCGACCATGTCGCCCACCTCGGCCCCTCCGTCGCGGCCGGCATCGGAACGCTGCTCGAACTCGACACCGAAACCATCTACCAGGCGCTCGGCCAGACCCTGCACACCACCACGGCGACGCGGCAATCCCGCAAAGGCGAGATCTCCAGCTGGAAGGCGTACGCTCCGGCGTTCGCGGGGAAGACGGCGGTGGAGGCCGTGGATCGCGCGCTGCGGGGCGAGGGTGCGCCCGCGCCGATCTGGGAGGGCGCCGACGGCGTGATCGCCCGGCTGCTCGGCGGGCCGGACGCCGCATACCGGGTGCCGCTGCCCGGGCCGGGCGAGGCCAAACGGGCCATCCTGGACAGCTACACCAAGGAACACTCGGCCGAATATCAGAGCCAGGCGCCGATCGATCTCGCTCGCCGAATGCGCGCGCGGATCGGCGACCTCGAGCAGATCGTCTCCATAGTGCTGCATACCAGTCACCACACACACGTGGTGATCGGCACGGGTTCCGGCGATCCGCAGAAGTTCGATCCGCACGCCAGTCGCGAAACCCTCGACCATTCGGTGCCGTATATCTTCGCGGTCGCGCTGCAAGACGGGAGCTGGCACCACGAGCGGTCCTACGCGCCGGAGCGGGCGCGACGGCCGGACACCGTCGCGCTGTGGCGCAAGATCAGTACGACCGAGGATCCGGACTGGACCCGCCGCTATCACGCCACCGATCCTCGCGAGAAGGCATTCGGCGCACGAGCTGTCGTGACACTGCGGAGCGGGGAGACGATCGTCGACGAACTGGCGGTCGCCGACGCGCATCCGCTGGGAGCGCGCCCCTTCGGCCGGACGCAGTACATCGCCAAGTTCCGGGCCTTGGCCGAGGGTGTGCTCGACGAGGACGAGCAGGAGCGTTTCCTCGACGTGGCGCAGCGGACGCCGGAACTGGCGCCCGGGGAGCTGGACCAGCTGAGTTTCACCGTATCCGAGCAGGTGCTGAGCCGGGCGCCGCGGATTCCGGAAGGAGTCTTCTGATGCGCGCGCCGGTGGGTACGGTGACCGGCCTGCTTTCGTCTGCGGCGAGCGCGGAACACAAGCGCGTGGCGTTCCGGGCCGGTCTGGCCTCCGGACGTATCCAGCGAATGCCGGGTGCCTTCGACCCGTTGGTGGCCCGGGTGATCCAGGAGATCGGGTTCGAAGGCGTATACGTCTCGGGCGCGGTGACAGCGGCCGAGCTGGCCCTGCCCGACATCGGGCTGACCACCCTCGGCGAGGTGACCGCGCGCGGGCAGCAGATCGCACGTGCGACCGAGCTTCCGGTGCTCATCGACGCGGACACCGGCTTCGGCGAGCCGATGAACGCCGCCCGCACCGTGACCCTCTTGGAGGACGCGGGGCTGGCGGGCTGCCACATCGAGGACCAGGTCAACCCGAAGCGTTGCGGGCACCTCGACGGCAAGTCCGTGGTGCCGGTCGAGGATATGGTGCGGCGGTTGCGCGCCGCCGTGTCGGCCCGGCGCGACCCGAACTTCGTCGTCTGCGCCCGCACCGACGCACGCGCGACCGAAGGATTGGCTTCGGCGATCGATCGGGCCAAGGCCTACGCGGACGCCGGTGCGGACCTGATCTTCGCCGAAGCGCTGGCCGACGCCTCGGAGTTCGCGAGATTCCGTGCTGCCGTGCGAGTTCCCTTGCTGGCGAACATGACCGAGTTCGGCAAGTCCGAACTGCTCCCGGCGCGCCTGCTCGAGGAGCTCGGCTACAACGCGGTCATCTATCCGGTGACCACCTTGCGACTGGCCATGCACGCCGTGGAGAACGGGCTACGCGACATCGACCGCACCGGGACCCAGGCCGCGCTGCTCGACCGCATGCAGCATCGGTCCCGCCTCTATGAACTACTGCGCTACCAGCGCTACAGCGAATTCGACGCAGGAATATTCACCTTCACCGTGAGCGAGTGAACGATATGACCGAGATCAAGAAGGGCCTGGCGGGCGTGGTGGTCGACACCACCGCCGTCTCGAAGGTGGTACCGGAGACCAACTCCCTGACCTATCGCGGCTACGCGGTGCCGGATCTGGCCCGGCACTGCGGGTTCGAGGAGGTCGCCTACCTGCTCTGGTACGGCGAACTGCCGGACTCCGCGCAATTGGAGCTGCTGTGCGGGCGCGAGCGCGCCCAGCGCCGGATCGATCGGTCCGTACTGTCGCTGATCGAGAAGATGCCCGACTCGTGTCATCCGATGGACGTGGTGCGGACGGTGGTGAGTTATCTGGGAGCCGAGGACCCGGAGGAGGATCTCACCGGCGCCCCGGCCCGGCGGGCGCTGCTGGCCAAGGCGCTGCGCTTGACGGCGATGCTGCCCACCGTGATCGCGGCCGACATGCGCAGGCGGCGCGGGCTGGATTTCGTCGCGCCGCACTCGCACTTGGGTTTCGCGGAGAACTTCCTGAACATGTGCTTCGGTGCGGTACCCGATCCACGCATCGTCAAGGCGTTCGAGACCTCTTTGATCCTCTACGCGGAACACGGTTTCAACGCCTCGACCTTCGCCGCCCGGGTGGTCACCTCCACCCGATCGGACATCTACAGCGCGGTCACGGCCGCGATCGGCGCGCTGAAAGGCCCGCTGCACGGCGGTGCCAACGAGGCCGTCATGCACGCGCTGCTGGAGATCGGCGAACCGGAACGAGCCCGCGAATGGTTGCGCGGCAAGCTCGCGGACAAGCAGAAAGTGATGGGGTTCGGGCACCGGGTCTATCGGAACGGCGACTCCCGGGTGCCGACCATGCGGGCGCAGTTGGCGCAGGTCGCGGCGGTGACCGGCGGCGAGCGGTGGCTGCGGGTCTGCGCCGCGCTGGAACGCGCGATGGACGAGGCCACCGGTATCAAGCCGAACCTGGATTTCCCGGCCGGTCCCGCCTACTACCTGATGGGCTTCGACATCGCCATGTTCACGCCGATCTTCGTGATGAGCAGGATCACCGGGTGGACCGCGCACATCATCGAGCAGGCGGCGTCGAACGCGCTGATCCGGCCGTTGTCGGAGTACATCGGCGTCCCGCAGCGCGAGCTGGCGGTCAGTCGCTGACCGGAGCCGCCGCCGGGTGCATCCCCTTCCGCGCCGAGCAATTGCTTGGTTGAATGTTGCCGTCCGGCGTCCCGGCAGCAGGAAGTGAGCAGAACCGATGCCCGATCCCGA
Above is a genomic segment from Nocardia sputorum containing:
- a CDS encoding MmgE/PrpD family protein, with the translated sequence MKIHTVRARSAAEEFPRAEHLATKIAEVAVDPVEVTTEVAAMIVNRIIDNAAVAAAALTRRPVAAARAQATAQPYSPRAGRRGATVFGLPVRQRVSPEWAAWANGVAVRELDFHDTFLAAEYSHPGDNIPPILAVAQHLGRGGADLIRGLATGYEIQIDLARGICLHEHKIDHVAHLGPSVAAGIGTLLELDTETIYQALGQTLHTTTATRQSRKGEISSWKAYAPAFAGKTAVEAVDRALRGEGAPAPIWEGADGVIARLLGGPDAAYRVPLPGPGEAKRAILDSYTKEHSAEYQSQAPIDLARRMRARIGDLEQIVSIVLHTSHHTHVVIGTGSGDPQKFDPHASRETLDHSVPYIFAVALQDGSWHHERSYAPERARRPDTVALWRKISTTEDPDWTRRYHATDPREKAFGARAVVTLRSGETIVDELAVADAHPLGARPFGRTQYIAKFRALAEGVLDEDEQERFLDVAQRTPELAPGELDQLSFTVSEQVLSRAPRIPEGVF
- the recG gene encoding ATP-dependent DNA helicase RecG — protein: MATLGDRLDHILGAKAAASLADAFDMQTVEDLLRHYPLRYATQGQPLTEEAPEDGSHITVIGRITKAELRPMRNRRGSLLKVVLDTGSGRGVDVTFFHGDKVKHVVRAGLRAMMSGTVTYWRPGQWNLSHPGYLILPETEDDTDSVGALTKVRGGGDLRGLAQSARGAGGVDTAFMEREFIPVYPATAKVQSWDVLACVRQVLDQLDPLDDPLPEDVRAERALPNLSDALRLIHLPERKSDIDQAKDRLRFDEALALQLVLAERRHEVSGRRARACAPRADGIAAAFDQRLPFDLTAGQQQVVAEISADLAREQPMHRLLQGEVGSGKTIVALHAMLQVVDAGLQCALLAPTEVLAAQHYRSLRGMLGELGAAGELGAADHATRVVLVTGSMSAAAKKAALLEAVTGEAGIVIGTHALIQDNVEFFDLGMVVVDEQHRFGVEQRDALRAKAKAGTSPHLLVMTATPIPRTIAMTTLGDLETSTLTELPKGRSPIVSKVVPRRLHPNWVDRAWERIVEEVAAGRQAYVVCSRIGDDEEPAGKSRNGRAKSGDGAKEGPATQAVLDVFEMLRGGPLSGVRVGLLHGRLPADEKDQVMRAFNDGSVDVLVCTTVVEVGVDVPNATVMVIVDADRFGVSQLHQLRGRIGRGEHPGLCLLVTDAAPGGSAMARLDAVAATTDGFELSVLDLRTRREGDVLGAAQSGTARSLRLLSLLDDLEVITAAQEFARAVVASDPGLRKHPGLAGMMHAAVDSERLEYLAKS
- a CDS encoding bifunctional 2-methylcitrate synthase/citrate synthase, producing the protein MTEIKKGLAGVVVDTTAVSKVVPETNSLTYRGYAVPDLARHCGFEEVAYLLWYGELPDSAQLELLCGRERAQRRIDRSVLSLIEKMPDSCHPMDVVRTVVSYLGAEDPEEDLTGAPARRALLAKALRLTAMLPTVIAADMRRRRGLDFVAPHSHLGFAENFLNMCFGAVPDPRIVKAFETSLILYAEHGFNASTFAARVVTSTRSDIYSAVTAAIGALKGPLHGGANEAVMHALLEIGEPERAREWLRGKLADKQKVMGFGHRVYRNGDSRVPTMRAQLAQVAAVTGGERWLRVCAALERAMDEATGIKPNLDFPAGPAYYLMGFDIAMFTPIFVMSRITGWTAHIIEQAASNALIRPLSEYIGVPQRELAVSR
- a CDS encoding short-chain fatty acyl-CoA regulator family protein — translated: MRKMYAGARLRRLREERRMTQAALAKSLDLSPSYLNQLERDQRPLTIPVLLKLNSTFDLDVQFFAADSDARLVSDLHEVLIDAAGGHTAPLTEVEELATRQPEVARIVVAMHRRLRAATDQLDLLSARVSAPAGAPGVPMPYEDVRDFFYDHHNHIPQLDIAAEQLFENSGLTIGSLDRQLARIAEERAGVTVLVRGDGADRTVPKRHYDPETRTLTLARRLRPGQRAFQIATTLGFLLYGAELDAVLAESPSLSGESRTLARIGLANYFAGALVLPYGRFLRSAEELHYDIDLLGLRFEVGFETICHRLSTLQRQGQRGVPFFFVRTDRAGNISKRQSATAFHFSRVGGSCPLWVVHEAFSNPGRILTQVAEMPDGRRYLWVARTAAIAPHGFGTAAKNFAIGLGCDVEYADRLVYSAGLQLDDPAASVPIGAGCKVCERPACPQRAFPHIGSPLAVAEHTSTDLPYPRLGR
- the prpB gene encoding methylisocitrate lyase; this translates as MTGLLSSAASAEHKRVAFRAGLASGRIQRMPGAFDPLVARVIQEIGFEGVYVSGAVTAAELALPDIGLTTLGEVTARGQQIARATELPVLIDADTGFGEPMNAARTVTLLEDAGLAGCHIEDQVNPKRCGHLDGKSVVPVEDMVRRLRAAVSARRDPNFVVCARTDARATEGLASAIDRAKAYADAGADLIFAEALADASEFARFRAAVRVPLLANMTEFGKSELLPARLLEELGYNAVIYPVTTLRLAMHAVENGLRDIDRTGTQAALLDRMQHRSRLYELLRYQRYSEFDAGIFTFTVSE